The proteins below are encoded in one region of Helianthus annuus cultivar XRQ/B chromosome 2, HanXRQr2.0-SUNRISE, whole genome shotgun sequence:
- the LOC110926259 gene encoding benzoate carboxyl methyltransferase: MTLEDILHMNSGSGDSSYANNSLFTKIVMQKTAPFLKRTIKGIAKQNTFFDHCFIFADLGCSSGMNTLLLASDVIDTIHEWCLENNRQTPQFQVCLNDLFGNDFNNIFKLLPNFYKTLREDKGDKFGPCFVSAVPGSFYGRLFPDESLHLIHSSYSVHWLSQVPEGLENNKLNIYIAKTSPPSVLQAYGKQFHTDFTKFLRLRYEELIRGGRMVLTLRSRSSLDPASDDSSSFWEILTISLTEMLKEGLVQESDINSFNIPFYFPHKDELRNIIEADGSFSLDNMDVFELNWGEQDYTNLNEHTHEAIHNQGKNTARLIRSITESLFTSHFGNDIIDVLFKKCEKNAEEHHLATRKSRHLSVVISLTKSE; this comes from the exons ATGACATTGGAAGACATTCTACATATGAATAGTGGGAGTGGAGATTCAAGTTATGCCAACAACTCGCTTTTTACG AAAATTGTGATGCAAAAAACAGCACCGTTTTTAAAGCGTACAATCAAGGGTATTGCTAAGCAGAATACCTTCTTCGACCATTGTTTCATATTTGCAGATTTGGGTTGCTCTTCTGGCATGAATACGTTGTTGCTTGCTTCTGATGTTATTGATACAATCCATGAGTGGTGTCTAGAAAATAATCGTCAGACACCACAGTTTCAAGTGTGCTTAAATGACCTCTTTGGAAATGACTTCAATAATATTTTCAAATTATtacccaacttttataaaacccTTAGAGAGGACAAGGGAGACAAATTTGGCCCTTGTTTTGTTTCAGCTGTTCCTGGATCCTTTTATGGAAGACTCTTTCCTGACGAAAGTTTGCATCTTATTCACTCCTCATATAGTGTTCATTGGCTTTCTCAG GTACCTGAAGGCCTTGAAAATAATAAGTTAAATATatacatagcaaaaacaagtCCTCCAAGTGTATTGCAAGCCTATGGAAAGCAATTTCATACagattttacaaagtttttaCGCCTACGCTATGAGGAACTGATTCGTGGTGGACGCATGGTTTTAACATTACGTAGTCGAAGTAGCCTTGATCCAGCTAGCGATGATTCTAGTAGTTTTTGGGAGATACTCACCATATCACTTACTGAAATGCTAAAAGAG GGGCTGGTTCAAGAATCGGATATTAACTCATTCAATATCCCATTTTATTTTCCACACAAGGATGAGCTTAGGAACATTATTGAAGCGGACGGATCATTCTCTCTTGACAACATGGATGTTTTTGAACTTAACTGGGGTGAACAAGATTACACTAATCTGAATGAGCATACCCATGAAGCCATCCACAACCAAGGGAAAAACACAGCTAGATTGATAAGGTCTATTACTGAATCATTGTTTACTTCTCATTTCGGGAATGACATAATTGATGTGTTGTTTAAGAAGTGTGAAAAGAATGCGGAGGAACATCATCTAGCTACCAGAAAATCAAGACACTTAAGTGTAGTCATTTCATTGACAAAAAGTGAATGA
- the LOC110899297 gene encoding uncharacterized protein LOC110899297 — protein sequence MEEVFEYKEVPENKRVALIATRLRGRASAWWQQLKLTRNRLGKSRIVTWTKMKKCLRSNFLPHNFQRLMYQRLQNLKQGAKSVDDYTTEFYQLIARNDIQEPEEQLVSRYIGGLRVQIMESVNLFDLLTIPEAHQRALAFEKQNRRVGGSFTPAGGNVGSGSGAPRGGPSQQRPGVNNTGPTSKGASSSGPRCFNCGETGHRQAECKRVGKRQLFAESEDDQYEEYENNPVYNEETEYEEEVVTGDVGVNLVVRRSCYTPKADGDDWLKHNIFHSTCTILGKITLVPSKPKQLATKQSGTLLTISQFQDELEEADNLFILIGKPVPEEVEIPECMVPLFEEFVDVFPDDLPAGLPPLRDIQHHIDLEPGSQLPNKPHYRMSPKEHEELRRQVEDLISKGYVRESMSPCDVPALLTPKKDGTWRMCVDSHAVNKITVRYRFPIPRLDDLLDQISGATIFTKLDLKSGYYQIRLRPDDEWKTAFKTREGLYEWLVMPFGLSNTPSMFMRVMNQLFRPFIGKFVVVYFDDVLIYSPNFDEHVKHVRQVLTLLCRDNLYAAKKKCVFMVPKVLFLGYVVSGDGIQVNESKVAAVKQWPTPTTITEVRSFHGLANFL from the exons ATGGAGGAGGTGTTTGAATACAAGGAGGTGCCTGAAAATAAGCGGGTGGCCTTGATCGCTACCAGGTTACGCGGTAGGGCTTCTGCGTGGTGGCAACAATTGAAGTTAACACGAAACAGGCTCGGAAAGTCAAGGATCGTGACATGGACCAAGATGAAGAAGTGCTTGCGGTCCAACTTTTTGCCTCATAACTTTCAAAGGTTGATGTACCAGCGTCTGCAGAATTTAAAACAGGGGGCTAAATCGGTTGATGATTATACAACGGAGTTTTACCAGTTGATTGCTAGGAACGATATTCAAGAACCGGAGGAACAACTTGTTTCTCGGTATATTGGGGGTCTGAGGGTTCAAATCATGGAGTCTGTGAACCTCTTTGATCTGTTAACCATTCCAGAGGCACACCAACGGGCGTTGGCCTTTGAGAAACAAAACCGTCGGGTGGGCGGTTCGTTTACCCCTGCCGGAGGAAATGTTGGGTCGGGCAGTGGGGCACCTCGTGGCGGGCCTAGTCAACAACGGCCAGGGGTTAACAATACCGGGCCTACTTCTAAGGGGGCTAGCAGTAGTGGTCcgagatgtttcaattgtggtgaaacaGGCCATCGTCAAGCTGAGTGTAAAAGGGTTGGTAAAAGACAATTATTTGCTGAGTCTGAGGATGATCAGTATGAAGAGTATGAGAATAACCCAGTGTACAATGAAGAAACTGAATATGAAGAAGAGGTCGTGACCGGTGATGTTGGGGTGAACTTGGTGGTCAGACGCTCTTGCTATACACCAAAGGCAGATGGAGACGACTGGCTGAAGCATAACATCTTCCACTCAACATGTACTATTTTGGGAAAG ATAACTCTTGTTCCTAGCAAGCCTAAGCAGTTAGCCACAAAACAGTCGGGTACTCTTTTGACCATTAGTCAGTTTCAAGATGAGTTGGAGGAAGCAGACAATTTGTTTATTTTGATTGGGAAGCCAGTGCCTGAGGAAGTCGAGATTCCTGAATGTATGGTTCCGTTATtcgaggagtttgttgatgttttcccagATGATTTACCTGCCGGGTTGCCACCCCTACGAGACATCCAACATCACATTGATTTGGAACCAGGGTCCCAACTACCCAATAAGCCCCATTACAGAATGAGCCCAAAAGAACATGAGGAATTACGTCGGCAGGTTGAAGATTTAATTTCTAAAGGGTACGTTCGGGAAAGCATGAGTCCTTGTGATGTTCCTGCTCTGTTGACTCCAAAGAAGGATGGGACATGGCGTATGTGTGTTGACAGTCATGCAGTCAACAAGATCACTGTGAGGTACAGGTTTCCTATTCCTCGACTTGATGATTTACTTGATCAAATTAGTGGTGCTACTATTTTTACGAAGTTAGATTTGAAGAGTGGGTATTACCAGATTCGTCTTAGACCGGATGACGAGTGGAAGACTGCCTTCAAAACTCGTGAAGGGTTGTATGAATggttagtgatgcctttcggtTTATCCAATACCCCTAGTATGTTTATGCGGGTCATGAACCAGTTGTTTAGACCCTTTATTGGTAAATTTGTGGTGGTttattttgatgatgttcttattTATAGCCCTAATTTTGATGAGCATGTGAAGCATGTACGGCAGGTTTTGACCTTGCTCTGTAGGGATAACTTGTATGCAGCCAAAAAGAAGTGTGTCTTTATGGTCCCTAAGGTCCTATTTTTGGGGTATGTTGTTTCTGGTGACGGCATACAGGTGAATGAATCAAAGGTAGCGGCTGTCAAGCAATGGCCAACTCCAACTACAATAACTGAAGTACGTAGTTTCCATGGTCTTGCTAATTTTTTATAG
- the LOC110926270 gene encoding benzoate carboxyl methyltransferase, with the protein MTLVNILHMNSGSGDSSYANNSLFTKIVMQKAAPLVKRTIKGMANQDKFFDRCFMIADLGCSSGMNTLLLASDIIKTVHEACQENNRKTPQFQVCLNDLFGNDFNNLFKLLPNFYKTLRKDMGEKFGSCFVSAFPGSFYERLFPNESLHLVHSSYSVHWLSQVPEGLENNKQNIYIAKTSPLDVLQAYGKQFQTDFTKFLQLRSEELVHDGRMVIVFQSRSSLDPTNDECSTLWELLTMSLLELLKEGLVLESDINSFNLPFYFPHGDELRRIIEEDGSFSLDDMDIFEVDWDQHDIECNNRGKKTTKSIRAVTETLFTSHFGNSIIDMLFKKFEKKLADYLATKKTRHLCVVISLIKK; encoded by the exons ATGACATTAGTAAACATTCTACATATGAATAGTGGAAGTGGAGATTCAAGTTATGCCAATAACTCGCTTTTTACG AAAATTGTGATGCAAAAAGCAGCACCACTTGTTAAGCGTACAATCAAGGGTATGGCTAATCAAGATAAGTTCTTCGACCGTTGTTTCATGATTGCAGATTTAGGATGCTCCTCTGGCATGAATACATTGTTGCTTGCTTCTGACATTATTAAAACAGTACATGAGGCGTGTCAAGAAAATAATCGAAAGACACCACAGTTTCAAGTGTGCTTAAATGATCTCTTTGGAAATGATTTCAATAATCTTTTCAAATTATTACCCAACTTCTATAAAACCCTTAGAAAGGACATGGGAGAAAAATTTGGTTCTTGTTTTGTTTCAGcttttcctggatccttttatgAAAGACTCTTCCCTAATGAAAGTTTGCATCTTGTTCACTCCTCATACAGTGTTCATTGGCTTTCTCAG GTACCTGAAGGCCTTGAAAACAATAAGCAAAATATatacatagcaaaaacaagtCCTTTAGATGTATTGCAAGCATATGGAAAGCAATTTCAAACCGATTTTACAAAGTTTTTACAACTACGTTCCGAGGAATTAGTACATGATGGACGCATGGTTATAGTATTTCAGAGTCGGAGTAGCCTTGATCCAACTAACGATGAATGTAGCACTCTCTGGGAGTTACTCACCATGTCACTTCTCGAACTGCTTAAAGAG GGGCTGGTTCTAGAATCGGATATTAACTCATTCAATCTCCCATTTTATTTTCCACATGGGGATGAACTTAGGAGAATTATTGAAGAAGACGGATCATTCTCTCTTGATGACATGGATATTTTTGAAGTCGATTGGGATCAACATGATATTGAATGTAACAACCGTGGGAAAAAAACAACTAAATCGATAAGGGCTGTTACGGAAACATTGTTTACTTCTCATTTCGGGAACTCCATAATTGATATGCTATTTAAGAAGTTTGAGAAGAAATTGGCAGACTATTTAGCTACTAAGAAAACAAGACACTTATGTGTTGTCATTTCATTGATaaaaaaatga